One window from the genome of Nicotiana tomentosiformis chromosome 5, ASM39032v3, whole genome shotgun sequence encodes:
- the LOC138892323 gene encoding uncharacterized protein: MPTGKLAKWQILLSEFDIDYVTQNIVKGQALADHIIEEPVDNYYDPLTMYPSDEEVLFSGEDISESYPGWRMFFDRAANFKGVGIGAILISESRQHYTALAKIRFPCTNNMVEYEACILGIRMAIDMNIKELVVIGDSDLLIHQVQGEWTTKNVKIL; the protein is encoded by the coding sequence ATGCCTACAGGAAAGTTGGCCAAATGGCAGATCCTTCTCAGTGAGTTCGATATCGATTACGTGACACAAAACATTGTCAAAGGACAAGCATTGGCTGATCATATCATAGAAGAACCGGTGGATAATTATTATGATCCACTTACCATGTATCCCTCAGATGAAGAAGTGTTGTTCTCTGGGGAGGACATTTCAGAGTCGTATCCagggtggagaatgtttttcgatagGGCTGCCAATTTCAAGGGAGTAGGAATTGGGGCAATCCTAATTTCTGAGTCACGACAACATTATACAGCTTTAGCTAAGATAAGGTTCCCTTGCACAAATAATATGGTGGAATATGAAGCATGCATCCTCGGGATAAGGATGGCAATCGACATGAACATCAAGGAACTTGTTGTCATTGGGGATTCTGATTTGCTGATACATCAAGTTCAAGGTGAATGGaccaccaagaatgtcaagatccTCTAA